Below is a window of Macadamia integrifolia cultivar HAES 741 chromosome 8, SCU_Mint_v3, whole genome shotgun sequence DNA.
TCACAGGTAAGAGATTGAGAAGTTGTTAATGTGGGATAGAATCATCTATCTGAAGCTAATTGAAGTACAGGAAAGGGCATCACACGGTTGgctgatttttaaaaaattaaacagAAGAAATCCTTGGCAGCGATAAGCTAGGTTGGTAAAAGTCAGAAGAAATACTTCTTCCATTAATGTTGGTTGAGTATGTGTCTAATTTCAAGGTCTCACATCCTCCTCGAACTAGTAACAGATATCCTCATGTCGCACGATAataattttaataattaataataaataatcattACCTCTCCTGTTGCACATGGTTAGATTtattaataaaaggaaaaaaatattgctACTTGATTGCATGCTCCTACACTTGATATGAAGGCGGTGAAAACACCACTCTACCCCTTAATTGAACACGTGTGTTTTCTTGGGTTGATCACCGTGTTGGTAAAATGTCCAAGTAATCGATAGCAATCCctaacccttaaaaaaaaaaaagtctttagcaaataagaaatatgaaaaaggtTCCTAAGTTCCTTagtctttcttttactttctcatatgaaataaatgaaaatggatTAGGCTCTCATATGAGAACATGGATTTTGGTATCGGTAGGTCTAATACCGATCCAACTTGGATAGGATCAATCAGGTATCAACAAACAAATATGATATGAACGATACAGTCAATACAATACTAATACTTATGTActagaaccattctcgtacgaTCCTGATCAACACATATGAAATCCAGTTGGAATCCACAACTTGACTAGATTCCATGTGTGTGGATCAAATTATACGAGGATCCGCACTCTAAAAtaatctctctcccctattttgCAAAACTATTTTTTCATCCTTTATTATTGTGTTCCCCTGTATCGCTTACTTAGAGAATCCTCTCCtaaactaaaacaaaagaaggtaCCATGTGATAACTCTTTTGGAGAACatttagggcccatttgataacgttcgGCAGAAACATAAAGTTCCAtttatagaaatagaaacagagttgaaggtgtttgataaatcatgtttctagaagtcgatagtaaccagcgaaagaatggccatgaGTTGTTtacagaaacggcgaaacaagtaaagcctgggtcgtttcttgaatcataaataggtagaaatttctatttctatttctaaaaacaagtgaaacgaaacagttttatcaaatgctttttgttccatttccacgcgtttcttgaaacgttatcaaacgagcccttaTAGTGTTCTTCTATTAAatgggaatgcaaatagaacataAATGTGTTTGGCATGTCTAATTCATTTTTATATTCCAACCAAATGAACTAGTGAAAAAGAATAAGTTTAGAATAGATTGCAAAAACATTATGAGTAAATATTCTCGAACTTAACCCCAGATCGATGATACACCACCAATATAACatcctctatctctctcctcttcataTAAATGACATTTATACCCCTATATTTGGAATTGTTAGCTTAcaatttttgtttctgaaatttaGCTTAGAAAATTcgtttcctttttattctaaTATCtgctaaaaatataaaaccaaaCCTGTCTTCCTTTTTTTAAATACCCCCGTGAAAAACCAGCCTAGGGCTCTAGAATCTGTTGGTCCTCATATAGAGTTGTAACTAGTTCGGTTTCTCTTgcaaatttattgttttttattgctTTAGGTCAGGCTAGGACCATCAAAATAGCCTCGCCTATAACTTAATAGGACACCACGAGCCAAAGGAAGcgacaacttaaaaaaaaatgtactaaAAAGTCCAACCAAAAATTGTGAACTTGCAACACCCATAAGGGTCAGGCAAACCCAATTGGACCACTGGACCACTGGTTCTAGCAGTTGACCGTTGACCTAATGACGCCCTGGAAAATAAGTTTGGGTATACACAAAATCCACCCacagaaaaaaagagggagaaaagttcttcatcatctatttCATCGATGGTTTTTCTCATAATTATTTTCTCAGGTGAAGTTGGGCTGAGTTTTCCTAAGGCTAGGAATCATTGGGGCCCTCGAGTCTCGTTCCTCCACTCTTGATTATTGTATAGTGAAGGAAAAATTTCTCCTTTTAAGAAAAATACCCTTCCTCCACCCTAAAgttttattcaattttaattaATATGGTAGATGGATTAATtaaccatgggtgaaggaaaatttagtCTACAACATTAATGAAGAGAACTAAACAATAAGGAAGCCGAAAAGCCCTCAAAATATACAACGGCGTATCAATTGTATCAATTGAGTGGCCAATTAGTTTCTTGTCTTCTCCTCCAAGCTTACATTATGGGTTCTCATTTGCCTTCATTAATGGCATTTGGTCATCCTCTTGGGCTAAGGGGGTCTTGGATTTGGTTATCCATTATAGCTTAGGATATTCTTAGCTGTCAAAGCGTAGATTCAGTATCCGCTTTAATTGTGAGGCTCATAGGCTTGTCTCTAGAGCTTCCACCCCATATTTTTTCAtccttttgtattttctttgtaCTGAAAACTTTTGCAAACAAGTGTACAacttaattttaaaaaacttgattgatctttaccctaaaagaaaaaaaaaaaaagtttcttgtTTTAGGTCCATAAGTAGACAACATATGATTTGATATGGTTTAAGGACACAATATGATCTTGGTTTTTTAGCATAAGATAGAGAAAATGCCTCGAgccaataaaaatattttagagGAATTGctgaatgaaaaagaaaatttatttaaaagtGTAAAAAGTATTTAAGCGAAAAAGAGCTTGAAAGGCATTGTGGGCCTTGAGCCTGGATACAGAAGGGGTCAAATGACCACCCCATCCTTAATAAAAAGTGGAAATATTGATGTTTTTACATACACTCCCATTAACCCCACTTGAGCATTAGGGTCTCATTGCCTTTGAGGGAACCCTCTTCTATTATTTCGTAAActgattttcattttaaatttctggattaaaaaaaaaaaaaaaaaatgccaactTGGACCTTGGTACATTTTATGCGAGTTGAGGACACTAACACCCATCCTATGATTGGAAAATGGATcattccacccaaaaaaaaaaattggatctatGTACTTCTttattatgtaaaaaaaaaaaacctttattagttttattttttatacttattttttttccaatgaaacAGACGGAGCCTAGTCAATTAGAATTGAGCCAGAGTCCTCGCCAAACCCATATTAATTTGACTCCACCAAGACAACACGTTCTTGTCTTCTCAAAGAATATCAATAGTCTTTGTATTGACCTTGGAATGTCCAtagattcctctctctctctctctctctctctctctctacccacAATTGTCTAAGGTAAGAGACAGACTTTCACATTTGTTAAAAAGTATTTTGTGCAATTAGGCAAAGACCGGACTAAATTTTCAGGTGTAGACTTTGACTGACCTTTCAATTATTgagatttttcataattatcgaagatataaaaaattttcaagtaaggtttgtttttattgtttccATCATGTATATAATAGGGTGAAGAATGTTTTAGCCCATTCAATTTCTAAATGAGGTGTTGATTATCTTTAAAAGGATCATTGGATATCCTTGTTTCCTGAGGATTTATTGGATATTGTTCCGTAGTTGCTATCGCCTAGGGACttgttaatattttttcaaaagaaaaaacagatacTCTAGGTCCTACACCAAATGTGTCTGCATATGATATAATTTATAGTAAAATTGTGGCTCTGTCTGGTTGCAAATAAAAGGAAGTGATGGGAAGTGAAATCTCttatgaaaatattatttttggtaaatatatttaaagatgtaaaattttattttaccttttttatttgaaagagTTTGAATACTAAGTAAATTAGAATTTAATAACTTAATTTGATATGTTTTGAAATTAATTACACATTCATATGatgtaatgattacaaaagttctcatgttttattgatttgatttcagttcCATTTTCTTtacttcccttgcaaccaaatggagccattAAGAAtggttttttatatatttatataaccAATCGTGTCTGTGTAACGAAGATTACTTACACTAAGATTGTAACCAGGTGGAATTGCCTTCTTTATACACATGTATGGGTGGTCTTCTTTGTACCTCTGGGGTAGAAAAGGTGTTGCACACATGGTTGTGTGTCAATGCCACAATTCATAGTAAGGGTAAAACCATCTAATACAGACCGATGCAATAGATTAATATCAATATCGGTATCAACCAAGACCTATATTTAAAACCATGGATACAAACTATTACTAAAAGTTCAATGGCATCATATATGCCTTTTGCTTTATTTGGTTCACATCACATAGGTTGCTGGGCTGTGCAATATTTGCACAAAACATAGACAATAATATCTTAAAcccagaaagaaagagaaaaatatgggCCCGGCCCATCGGCTAGAACTCCTAGCCCATGCATTAAATAAATGGGACGGTCCTCATGTGGGCTTGGGATTTTCGGGCCCAAATTGAACTCCTTGTGATGTGAGTGGCGGGTCCACTGGTAAGGTATAAGTGTAAAATGGTCTAAAatactaattaaaaaaaaaaaaaaaaggataaattcATCCGATTCAGTTTGATCTCGATCGATACTGGATCTGGATCAATATTAATGGAGACTGTTGATGAGACCAATccaaagttttaaaaccttgcagAGAACAGTATGATGAACTtctgattgaatttttttttttttttaagaaaatgtaTGTACACTGCTGGTGTCCTCCGACGCTCTCAACTCACTATCATTCTTtgatattctctctcttctcaaacCATGTAGGTTTCATCGTTACAAACTGTGAGATATTTCCTCTCATGCATTCcattgactaaaaaaaaaaaaaaacttaatgtGCTAATCTAGTGGTTAGGTTGAGACATTAATCAAGTGAAGGTCATAGTTTCAAATCTTGTTACAAATAAATAAGGGTGAGGGGGAAAAGtgataaagaggagagagagacgtgaaagagggagaaaagataGAGAGACTTGagaggaggaaaagagagagatgtatCCTTAGTTTAAATTATTGGTTTTGTTGGTTCTTCTTTTAACCCAAATTTAATATTCTTTATAAAGGTTTGCGATTCAATTCATAGGGACCAATTATATTATCCTTTTTAGGACCAAGATTTATTAATTTTAGATTGGGACCTCCTGCATTCTTGGGACTTAAAGGGAATATAGTACCTTTGCAAGCGAAAGTAAGTGGATTATACTGAGATTACACCACATGTGTGTAGATTGATTGTATGATGTGATGTTTGGAATGCTTGTATCGTTGACATTTGCTTACTTATGCCTTTTGAATTGTATTTTTGTGCGACATGAGTTTATGAGAGTGATTAATGTGTGACTATTAGTGTGATGTATAttgatgttgattcttacaTGGAGATTTTACTTATGTTTGTGTTTTAAAGAAAGTGATAGGTGATTTTTGTGAAAGTGTGTGAGGGCAAATAGATTCCTCTATGTTGTGGAGAGTAATTGCCACCCGAGAGGCAGTGTGTTCCGTTGAGTTGTGAAAAATTATAGTCACAAAGGGGGTGACGACAGTGTGATTTGTAAAAGGGCTGTGTTTCCCCTCTCGGAGTATGGGCGGTGGTAGCCTAATTCCCTCATTGCCGGTTAAAATGtgataaaaaatgatatttttaaataatcatgttttattaaaagtgtgatttgaaaaactaaaattgtttattttaaCCGTTGTTTTTTATTGATTATTTGCCCCGTGATGTGTTCTtactatttttttcttactGAGTTGTTGagcttaattaatttttttaacatcacaaataattaaaatgaaCGTATGCTTAGAGCGAAATTTGAGGGCAACCTGAAGCtttctatttgtttatttttctttaaaaaatgattGTAGTAGACTGCTTTTAAGTATAATTTTGggatattttatcttttgagtAGTTCTATTTGTTTGATACTGGAATTTTTATGAATTCTCATATGCCTAATTTTTTGTGAATGTTCCTGATCATTTGATCTTTTGCCTGCGAGGGCTATACCCTTGTTTGTATTTGGGTTTGGATCATAAcacatatcacatagccttagcactatatacaaatagtgtcaaaaaaaaaaaaatttaaaatacaagTAATATTAAATGGGTCGGGCTGAAAATAATTGATTTAAATCGGACTTGTAAATATGTCAAGTCAGTTGGGCAGCCGTATCTTTATACGTCAAATCATAGACGTATCGCACTCGATTCGACCTACTGGTGTGAACCTTGAATTGACACCCTAAGCTAGTAGAATGTTTTGAATACGGAACACCACCGCTACTCCGGACTAATTAGAAAGGTCTTCAGACTCTGTATGAAAGAGAGTCTGTCTCTATGTGCTTGGTTGACGTATGACGCCGACGGCACTGACCAACTGCATCAATCATCGCTCAATGAGCCATTTATTGCTGCCACTAGCGCTTCGCTTGCATGCAATACGGTAATCCAGCACCAGGCAGAGGCGTGATGGTACAGCCATCGCACTAGGCGAAGGAGATGCATTTCTGGTACTAGCGATAATGAACAAACTAGCAAATGGCAGAAACTAAGGTATATGGTGTATAGAAAAAATTTAAGGGGATTGATGGGGTTTTAATTTCAGGCCCAATGATGTTTTGATGGTAAACAAATTACGGGTTTGAATTGTAAATTCACTTTCAGGTtaccaaaaattcaaaataggTTGGGAACAACGGTTGGCAATTGGGAAACTACTTCAATTGATGCTAGTCTGCAATGGATTCAACTTCTCACCTGAACCATTTCAGAGTTTTCCCAAAACAACAGAACAGATAGAACATCCAAACACGGCTCTATTCAGCTCTTGAAAAGGTCTGCAGCAAATCCATAGAACCAGGAACTCCATACAAATCCACTACAGTTGAAATAAACACTAAAAATCTATTCTATGTAGAGATCCAGTGCCAGTGGTGGTGAAAGGTCTCCTCTGTGGCTAAACAAAAGCCGAAAAGAGGCCTATGCTTATCCAATTAACGAAACAAAACATGAGAAGTACAGAAACTCTCACAACTCACAAGCCGTCCTCAGGGGCAACGCTATCGTTGTCTTCTTCATCAAGCATTTGGACAACCTTAGCCACACCAGCTGCAATTTCCTTCTGGATGCAACCATCTGGCAGATCGAACTTCCTCCTCTTCATCGAACCTAGCTTTCCTGGAGCCTGGGGATCCACCACATCCAGCATCGCTTCCAATTCATCCAGCATTGACCTCCTCGCTGCCCGAACCATTAGATCAGCTCCCTACAACAATGACAACAGCAACAATAACCCAATCAGAACCAGGCAAACCATGACAATGTCGACTTACACATAGAGCTGCATCTGCTAAATTAATTGAGATGCGAAAGTTTGCAATACCTCTATTGCATCGACAGTGAGAAGGAGGACGATGATCTTCTCAGAGAACCTCTGGCGCTCCTCCGCATCGCGGGCAATACGGCTTCTGTAAGAAAAGTTGTTGAACGCCGCCCTGATCTCCTTCAACTTGCTCTTGGCCACAGCCAACTCTCGAAGAGCACGAAGAGCTTTCGATCGACGAATCAGATAAGCTCTGAAGCTCACCTGGATCATAAGAGCCGCATCTTGAGGCGACagctccttcttcttccccttggcATTGGCCCCAACCCTCTTAGCGAAAGCCTACCCAGAAGTtatcacaacaacaacaacagagaCAAGTGAGAATAAAGCACTTGGACAGAGACGTTAGGAGCTCTCTCAACTTCACCGTCCAATGCAAGACTCAGACGGTTTGCTGCAATCTACAGCTTGGGTAGCTATCAAAGATGGCTCAATAAAAAAGTTTCAGGTTGCTGCAAGTGACAAAATCGCCCCTGGGCATTCGGCATGGCCCAATGTTGTAGCAACAAGTGGCAGACTAGTAAATAAAACTGACCTGCCTACGAACGATAACCCTTTGATCAACCGGTTCTTCGATCTCCACCACACGTTTGGATGACCCGGCTTTGGATCCCTTCTTtatctttatcttcttcttcttcttctccgagTCGGAATCCGAGTCACTAAAGTCACCGGCGGGAGCCGTGGAAGCCTTAAAGGTATAGGAGTGGGTGACCGGAGCATCTTTACCTTTGCCTTTGAACTCGGCCGTCCACTTGTAGTTCTTCTCAAGGGCTCCTATCTTAGCGCCTTTTTTCGCTCCTTTGAGTTCCGCCGTCCATTTGTACTTGCGATCGACGCCGTCTTTCTCAGCACCCTTAACTTCGGCCGTCCAGGAGTACTTGCGGTCCGGAGGATTGCCGGTCTTTTGGTTCGCGAATCGGTCGAAACCAAGCTCGAGAGCGGAAACCCGGTCGCATAGAGTCCGCAGGTAGGAGTCGGGACCAGTTCGAGTCTGGAACCTCTTGCAAGAGGAGGAAAAGGGGGTTTTCTCAATCTGGATGAGATCGGTGACGGAGTCAAAGATCTCGTAGGAAGATGGAGCAGTTGGGAGGAAGCAATGGGGAGAGAGGTCCAATTGGTAAGGGTTGGGGGTGAAGAGGTCGAGAGGGAGGGTGAAGTCGTCGACAAATGAGGGGAAGGTTAGGGTTGGGGGGATGAAGAAGGAGGTCTCCCTGACGAGGAGAGACGGCGAAGGTTCAAGAATGTCGATTCTTCGGAATCGGCTCATCGTTTTCTGGTGGAAAATGCTTCggaagagaagagatggaggaagagATGGAGCAGATGCAAGGGTTTTCCAGGGAGCTTTTGGGAACGAAAAGGGTGGG
It encodes the following:
- the LOC122087313 gene encoding BAG family molecular chaperone regulator 7-like, giving the protein MSRFRRIDILEPSPSLLVRETSFFIPPTLTFPSFVDDFTLPLDLFTPNPYQLDLSPHCFLPTAPSSYEIFDSVTDLIQIEKTPFSSSCKRFQTRTGPDSYLRTLCDRVSALELGFDRFANQKTGNPPDRKYSWTAEVKGAEKDGVDRKYKWTAELKGAKKGAKIGALEKNYKWTAEFKGKGKDAPVTHSYTFKASTAPAGDFSDSDSDSEKKKKKIKIKKGSKAGSSKRVVEIEEPVDQRVIVRRQAFAKRVGANAKGKKKELSPQDAALMIQVSFRAYLIRRSKALRALRELAVAKSKLKEIRAAFNNFSYRSRIARDAEERQRFSEKIIVLLLTVDAIEGADLMVRAARRSMLDELEAMLDVVDPQAPGKLGSMKRRKFDLPDGCIQKEIAAGVAKVVQMLDEEDNDSVAPEDGL